In a genomic window of Nocardiopsis mwathae:
- a CDS encoding 2-thiouracil desulfurase family protein gives MHKILISACLVGRRVRFDGRAKTVDDTILDRWRAEERLVVVCPEVAGGLPVPRPPAEIEPGADAEAVLDGAARIRTPQGADVTPFFLSGARAALATAQRHGARIAVLKESSPSCGVHRVHDGTFTGAATPGEGVTARLLRTHGIAAFTEHQLPQAEAHLLALEATEDTNGT, from the coding sequence GTGCACAAGATCCTGATCAGCGCCTGCCTGGTGGGCAGGCGCGTACGCTTCGACGGCCGCGCCAAGACGGTGGACGACACCATCCTCGACCGCTGGCGGGCCGAGGAGCGGCTGGTGGTCGTCTGCCCTGAAGTCGCCGGGGGCCTGCCCGTTCCTCGGCCACCGGCCGAAATCGAACCGGGGGCCGACGCCGAGGCCGTCCTCGACGGCGCCGCCCGCATCAGAACCCCGCAGGGCGCCGACGTCACACCCTTCTTCCTCTCCGGCGCCCGCGCCGCCCTGGCCACCGCCCAACGGCACGGGGCCCGCATCGCCGTCCTGAAGGAGTCCAGCCCGTCCTGCGGCGTCCACCGCGTCCACGACGGCACCTTCACCGGCGCCGCCACCCCGGGCGAGGGCGTCACGGCCCGCCTCCTCCGCACCCACGGCATCGCAGCCTTCACCGAACACCAACTCCCCCAGGCCGAGGCCCACCTGCTCGCCCTCGAAGCCACAGAGGACACGAACGGAACCTGA
- a CDS encoding LysR family transcriptional regulator encodes MNVRQLEYFLAVVDHGGVNRAADALHLAQPSLSQAIRALERHLGCDLFHRVGRGLVLTDAGRALVEPARDVVRGLEAARAGVESVGGLQAGRVEIAAMPSQAVEPLSSLIADFTREHPRISVLIRAAFTPQETIELVRSGSAELGLLGTPDGSIAADVRLRTIARQRFVLIAPKDGPFTEGLPVRREQLEGQRLVVGQRGTGMRRLVEDIQAAGVGLTGVVESEHREVILPLVLSGVGLAVLAESWAALARQAGLLVLDLEPPAYLYVALARRKGRLTPAAAAFLETAAPELL; translated from the coding sequence ATGAATGTACGGCAGCTGGAGTACTTCCTCGCCGTCGTCGACCATGGCGGCGTCAACCGGGCCGCGGACGCGCTCCACCTCGCCCAGCCGTCGCTGTCGCAGGCGATCCGGGCGCTTGAGCGCCATCTGGGCTGCGACCTGTTCCACCGGGTCGGCCGCGGCCTCGTGCTGACCGACGCCGGGCGGGCACTGGTGGAGCCCGCCCGCGACGTGGTCCGCGGCCTTGAGGCCGCGCGGGCCGGCGTGGAATCGGTGGGCGGCCTGCAGGCGGGCCGGGTCGAGATCGCGGCGATGCCCTCGCAGGCCGTCGAGCCGCTGAGCAGCCTGATCGCCGACTTCACCCGGGAGCACCCGCGGATCTCGGTGCTCATCCGCGCTGCGTTCACCCCGCAGGAGACCATCGAGCTGGTGCGTAGCGGGAGCGCCGAGCTGGGGTTGCTCGGGACCCCGGACGGGTCCATTGCTGCGGATGTGCGGCTGCGCACCATCGCGCGGCAGCGGTTCGTGCTCATTGCCCCGAAGGACGGACCGTTCACCGAAGGGCTCCCGGTCCGGCGCGAGCAGCTGGAGGGCCAGCGGCTCGTCGTCGGGCAGCGCGGCACAGGAATGCGGCGGTTGGTGGAAGACATCCAGGCGGCCGGAGTGGGGCTGACCGGGGTCGTGGAATCCGAGCACCGTGAGGTGATCCTGCCGCTTGTACTCAGCGGGGTGGGGCTCGCCGTGCTCGCTGAGTCGTGGGCCGCTCTAGCCCGGCAGGCCGGGTTGCTCGTTTTGGACCTCGAACCGCCCGCCTACTTGTATGTCGCGCTGGCCAGGAGGAAGGGCCGACTTACCCCCGCCGCGGCCGCGTTCCTGGAGACCGCCGCACCGGAGCTCCTATAG
- a CDS encoding tartrate dehydrogenase, with amino-acid sequence MQNHRIAVIAGDGIGPEVTPAARAVLDTVGTRHGIAFRYDEFDWSCKRYLTEGAMMPERGLEMIRQHDAILLGAVGDPGVPDHVSLWGLLIPIRRGFRQYVNLRPIKVFDGVESPLRHAAPGSVDLVVVRENVEGEYSEIGGRLGRGQAEEMAVQEAVFTRQGVTRVVDYAFDLAAQRRSRLTSATKSNGIVHTMPFWDELVAERAAAHQGVVWDSEHIDALCAKVVLEPSRFDVIVASNLFGDILSDLAAAVAGGIGIAPCANLNPQRDFPSMFEPIHGSAPDIAGRGVANPLGAVWTAAMLLDHLGHGEAAAEVEDAIAAVLAGTPVRTPDLGGTAGTEEFTKAVLAALSR; translated from the coding sequence ATGCAGAACCACCGAATCGCAGTAATCGCCGGTGACGGTATCGGCCCTGAGGTGACCCCCGCCGCCCGCGCGGTCCTCGACACCGTCGGCACCCGGCACGGCATCGCCTTCCGCTACGACGAGTTCGACTGGTCGTGCAAGCGCTACCTCACCGAGGGCGCCATGATGCCCGAGCGCGGCCTGGAGATGATCCGGCAGCACGATGCGATCCTCCTCGGCGCGGTCGGTGATCCCGGCGTCCCCGACCACGTGTCGCTGTGGGGCCTGCTCATTCCGATCCGGCGCGGCTTCCGCCAGTACGTCAACCTGCGCCCGATCAAGGTGTTCGACGGCGTCGAGAGCCCGCTGCGGCATGCCGCCCCCGGGTCCGTGGATCTTGTCGTGGTCCGCGAGAACGTCGAAGGCGAGTACAGCGAGATCGGCGGCCGGCTGGGCAGGGGGCAAGCCGAGGAGATGGCCGTCCAGGAAGCGGTCTTCACCCGCCAAGGCGTCACGCGGGTCGTCGACTATGCCTTCGATCTCGCCGCGCAGCGGCGCAGCCGGCTCACGTCGGCGACGAAGTCGAACGGCATCGTGCACACGATGCCGTTCTGGGACGAGCTCGTCGCTGAGCGTGCGGCCGCGCACCAGGGGGTCGTGTGGGACTCCGAGCACATCGACGCGCTGTGCGCCAAGGTGGTGCTCGAACCGTCCCGGTTCGACGTGATCGTCGCGTCGAACCTCTTCGGGGACATCCTGAGCGACCTCGCCGCCGCGGTCGCCGGCGGCATCGGCATCGCCCCCTGCGCCAACCTCAACCCGCAACGCGACTTCCCCTCCATGTTCGAGCCCATCCACGGATCGGCCCCCGACATCGCGGGCCGAGGGGTGGCCAACCCGCTCGGCGCGGTATGGACCGCCGCGATGCTGCTCGACCACCTCGGGCATGGCGAAGCGGCCGCGGAGGTCGAGGACGCGATCGCCGCGGTGCTGGCCGGGACACCGGTGCGCACCCCGGACCTGGGCGGTACCGCAGGCACCGAAGAATTCACCAAGGCAGTGCTGGCGGCGCTGTCCCGGTAA
- a CDS encoding glycerate kinase, with product MATARRVVVAPDKFKGSLTADEVGDALRLGLLDGDPMLEVTVRPLADGGEGSVAACLRAGFAARTVRVRGPLGDRVGARFALGGGTAVVEAAEACGLQLLGGNRAPLAASSSGVGDMIRHALDAGARRIVLAAGGSASMDGGAGMLTALGGRLTDAAGGRLPAGAAALRSVAHLELAGVDPRLSHAELVLAADVDAPLLGPSGAVAVFGPQKGAGPAEAALLEHALGVLASVAPAAGTGADLAALPGAGAAGGIGFGAYLLGARHVSGAEYFAELAGLPAVLSGASLAVTGEGCLDSQTLAGKLPLIVAAQARSAGVPAIAAVGRCLIDAAEWRGAGFAAVHALADRDPRCATDPELSVHQLRLLGHELATTCPSVVADRRATAP from the coding sequence ATGGCAACAGCGAGGCGTGTGGTGGTCGCGCCGGACAAGTTCAAGGGGTCGCTGACGGCGGATGAGGTCGGGGACGCGCTCCGGCTCGGTCTCCTCGACGGAGACCCGATGCTGGAGGTGACCGTCCGGCCACTCGCAGACGGTGGTGAGGGCAGCGTCGCCGCATGCCTCCGCGCGGGCTTCGCCGCAAGGACGGTACGCGTCCGGGGGCCGCTGGGCGATCGGGTCGGTGCGCGGTTCGCCTTGGGCGGCGGAACCGCCGTGGTGGAAGCGGCCGAGGCGTGCGGTCTGCAGCTGCTCGGCGGCAACCGGGCGCCTCTGGCGGCGTCGAGCTCAGGGGTCGGCGACATGATCCGGCACGCGCTCGACGCTGGTGCGCGCCGGATCGTGCTGGCCGCAGGCGGCAGCGCGAGTATGGACGGCGGAGCCGGCATGCTCACCGCGCTCGGTGGCCGGCTGACCGATGCGGCCGGAGGGCGACTGCCCGCAGGGGCTGCAGCATTGCGCTCGGTGGCGCACCTCGAACTGGCCGGGGTCGACCCCCGGCTCTCCCACGCCGAGCTGGTGCTCGCCGCAGACGTGGACGCGCCGCTGCTCGGGCCCTCTGGGGCGGTCGCGGTGTTCGGCCCGCAGAAAGGCGCGGGCCCGGCCGAGGCGGCCCTGCTGGAGCACGCGCTCGGCGTCCTGGCCTCGGTTGCGCCCGCCGCAGGCACGGGGGCGGACCTCGCGGCGCTCCCGGGGGCGGGAGCGGCCGGAGGCATCGGGTTCGGCGCGTACCTGCTCGGCGCCCGCCATGTGTCGGGCGCGGAGTACTTCGCGGAACTGGCCGGGCTGCCCGCAGTCCTTTCGGGCGCGTCACTCGCCGTCACCGGGGAGGGATGCCTTGACTCCCAGACCCTCGCCGGGAAGCTGCCGCTGATCGTCGCCGCCCAGGCCCGCTCCGCCGGGGTGCCCGCGATCGCCGCGGTGGGACGCTGCCTGATCGACGCCGCCGAGTGGCGCGGTGCCGGGTTCGCTGCGGTGCACGCGCTCGCCGACCGCGACCCCCGCTGCGCTACCGACCCGGAGCTCAGCGTGCACCAGCTCCGGCTCCTCGGGCATGAGCTGGCCACAACCTGCCCCTCCGTCGTCGCGGACCGTCGGGCGACCGCGCCATGA